The following are encoded in a window of Haloarcula halophila genomic DNA:
- the glyA gene encoding serine hydroxymethyltransferase produces MTYEKVREADPAVADALEGERQRQNETLAMIASENHVSEAVMEAQRSELTNKYAEGYPGERYYGGCEFADDVEELAIERAKELWGAEHVNVQPHSGSQANMGVYLAVLDPGDKILSLDLTHGGHLSHGHPANFAGQVYEVEQYEVDEETGYVDYEALAATAESFEPDIIVSGYSAYPREVEFERIQEAADSVGAYHLADIAHITGLVAAGVHQSPVGVADFVTGSTHKTIRAGRGGIIMCEEEYAEDIDNAVFPGSQGGPLMHNVAGKAVGFGEALNPEFEAYADQTVQNAKALGDQLQDHGLELVSGGTDNHLVLIDLRPSHPDTTGKEVEEALEDAGIVLNANTVPGETRSAFNPSGIRAGTPALTTRGFDEAACREVADLIAEVVDAPHDERVVAEVSDRVDELTDDYPLYD; encoded by the coding sequence ATGACCTACGAGAAAGTACGGGAGGCGGACCCGGCAGTCGCAGACGCCCTGGAGGGCGAGCGACAGCGACAGAACGAGACGTTGGCGATGATCGCCAGCGAGAACCACGTTTCGGAGGCGGTCATGGAGGCCCAGCGTTCCGAGTTGACGAACAAGTACGCGGAGGGCTATCCGGGCGAGCGCTATTACGGCGGTTGTGAGTTCGCTGACGACGTCGAGGAGTTGGCGATCGAGCGCGCCAAGGAACTGTGGGGTGCCGAGCACGTCAACGTCCAGCCCCACTCGGGGTCCCAGGCCAACATGGGCGTCTACCTCGCCGTGTTGGACCCTGGTGACAAGATCCTCTCGTTGGATCTGACCCACGGTGGCCATCTCAGTCACGGCCACCCGGCGAACTTCGCCGGCCAGGTCTACGAGGTCGAGCAGTACGAGGTCGACGAGGAGACGGGCTACGTCGACTACGAGGCGTTGGCCGCGACGGCGGAGTCCTTCGAGCCGGATATCATCGTTTCGGGCTACTCGGCGTACCCGCGGGAGGTCGAGTTCGAGCGGATCCAGGAAGCAGCCGATTCCGTCGGGGCGTACCACCTCGCGGATATCGCCCACATCACGGGCCTGGTCGCCGCCGGAGTGCACCAGTCACCGGTCGGCGTCGCGGACTTCGTGACGGGGTCGACTCACAAGACGATCCGGGCGGGCCGGGGTGGGATCATCATGTGCGAGGAGGAATACGCCGAGGACATCGACAACGCGGTGTTCCCCGGTAGCCAGGGCGGGCCGCTGATGCACAACGTGGCGGGCAAGGCAGTGGGCTTCGGGGAGGCATTGAACCCCGAGTTCGAGGCCTACGCCGACCAGACCGTCCAGAACGCGAAAGCGCTGGGCGACCAACTCCAGGACCACGGGCTCGAACTGGTCTCCGGGGGGACGGACAACCACCTCGTCCTGATCGACCTCCGGCCGTCACATCCGGACACGACAGGCAAAGAGGTCGAAGAAGCATTAGAAGACGCCGGGATCGTACTGAACGCGAACACCGTCCCGGGAGAGACGCGGTCGGCGTTCAACCCCTCGGGTATCCGGGCGGGCACGCCCGCGCTGACGACGCGTGGGTTCGACGAGGCCGCCTGTCGCGAGGTCGCGGACCTGATCGCCGAGGTCGTCGACGCGCCCCACGACGAGCGCGTCGTCGCCGAAGTCAGCGACCGCGTCGACGAACTCACCGACGACTACCCCCTCTACGACTGA
- the tbsP gene encoding transcriptional regulator TbsP, whose amino-acid sequence MSAALLHDDSRSMLSTILTEAAGPLYIVNPSRETISELVSTLQGVEDAPTVRMLADERALKDVMDDFLVASTAADLIETEQLSLRVLDDVPNHSIAVTPETVHAIVEIGDTASGLGTEDDEFVEQAYDQYNTEWSGAEEYSLRTPPLSRVQSTLESDIGPETATDFDSVLDSLTTARGDGDGLDEVTISLLVAARNGELLYDISKWGEDIGLASKATFSRTKTKLEEMGLIDTEKVPIDVGRPRLRLLLGDERLENADADELATVAQSILAA is encoded by the coding sequence ATGAGTGCTGCGCTACTGCACGACGACAGCCGCTCGATGCTGTCAACGATACTCACGGAGGCAGCAGGGCCGTTGTACATCGTCAACCCGTCACGGGAGACGATCTCGGAACTCGTCTCGACTCTTCAGGGAGTCGAAGACGCCCCGACGGTCCGTATGCTCGCGGACGAACGGGCGCTGAAAGACGTCATGGACGATTTCCTCGTCGCGAGTACGGCCGCCGATCTGATCGAAACCGAGCAGCTCTCGCTGCGGGTACTCGACGACGTTCCGAACCACTCCATCGCCGTAACACCCGAGACGGTCCACGCGATCGTCGAGATCGGCGATACGGCAAGCGGCCTCGGAACCGAGGACGACGAGTTCGTCGAACAAGCCTACGACCAGTACAACACCGAGTGGTCCGGTGCGGAGGAGTATTCGCTCCGGACACCTCCGCTCTCGCGCGTCCAGTCGACACTTGAGTCCGATATCGGGCCGGAGACGGCGACGGACTTCGACAGCGTCCTCGACTCCCTGACCACGGCCCGTGGCGACGGTGATGGACTCGACGAGGTCACGATCAGCCTCCTGGTCGCCGCCCGGAACGGTGAGCTTCTCTACGACATCAGTAAGTGGGGTGAGGACATCGGGCTAGCGAGCAAGGCGACGTTCTCCCGGACGAAGACAAAGCTCGAAGAGATGGGGCTGATCGACACGGAGAAGGTTCCGATCGACGTCGGTCGTCCGCGGCTCCGCCTGCTGCTGGGGGACGAACGGCTCGAAAACGCCGATGCCGACGAACTCGCGACAGTCGCTCAGAGCATCCTCGCGGCCTGA
- a CDS encoding alpha/beta fold hydrolase: MPGGVPTAMYRERIDALSTVSGDGPPVLCLHGTLMDRTMFDPQRRALSDDYCVAAYDLRARTEHGVDPYDLDDLAADCLAAIDALAMERPVLVGMSMGGFVALRTALAAPDRVGGLVLLDSTALPHSPRQQEQYAALVEPLAGQSTVPSPMADGIAESLFGETTRTERPALVDDWIARWKTYRGTAVYNEVHSWLDRPGTVDRLPAIDCPALVVHGTEDAAIPPELGRQTADALPLAQFEAVEGAGHTVNLERPAAVNDHIRRFLDGVVDTH; encoded by the coding sequence ATGCCAGGCGGGGTTCCGACCGCGATGTACCGCGAGCGGATCGACGCGCTGTCGACTGTCTCGGGCGATGGCCCGCCGGTCCTCTGTCTCCACGGGACGCTGATGGACCGGACGATGTTCGATCCCCAGCGTCGAGCGCTGTCCGACGACTACTGCGTGGCTGCCTACGATCTCCGGGCGCGGACGGAACACGGCGTCGATCCGTACGACCTCGACGACCTCGCGGCCGACTGCCTCGCGGCGATAGACGCACTGGCGATGGAGAGACCGGTTCTGGTCGGCATGTCGATGGGCGGGTTCGTCGCCTTGCGGACGGCGCTGGCTGCGCCCGACCGCGTCGGCGGGCTCGTCTTGCTGGACAGCACCGCCCTGCCCCACTCACCGAGACAACAGGAACAGTACGCCGCGCTGGTCGAGCCGCTGGCGGGCCAGTCGACGGTCCCGTCGCCGATGGCCGACGGGATCGCGGAGTCGCTGTTCGGCGAGACCACCCGCACCGAACGGCCTGCACTCGTCGACGACTGGATCGCACGCTGGAAAACCTACCGCGGTACGGCCGTCTACAACGAGGTCCACTCCTGGCTCGATCGGCCCGGAACGGTCGACCGACTTCCGGCGATCGACTGCCCGGCGCTCGTGGTCCACGGTACCGAAGATGCGGCGATCCCCCCGGAGCTCGGCAGACAGACCGCGGACGCGTTACCGCTCGCCCAGTTCGAGGCGGTCGAGGGTGCGGGACACACTGTGAACCTGGAGCGGCCCGCGGCCGTGAACGACCACATCCGTCGGTTCCTCGATGGTGTCGTCGACACACATTGA
- a CDS encoding YcaO-like family protein, producing MTPVAVVGSGPAADALTAALSETGTTVEHQQDPDAVEASFVVVVDRTGADAVETVAERARADGRHWVAVELGGIGGYPVVDAAVSGFGPESGCYDCLKTRIRAATEQPADGAELPDAATQHYAGAVAGHRIARTLDSLGELAGTIVEVPHTEREFLPVPGCHCDGERDWHLRRGTDDTDIEALTRAERGVDERTGIVTEVGEAESFPAPYYLSTVCDTGGFSDVTAPRQAAGVAVDWDTAFMKALGESYERYAAGVYRTATFTERPPADHVDPDAFVTPEAQTTEPPVGWVPGEQLATGSETSLPVETVVYPPPSERVRPATTTGLGLGGSGTDALLAGLYEIVERDAAILAWYSTYEPLAVRVDDHEEFETLRRRASAEGLSVTPLLLTQDVDVPVVAVAVEGETWPEFALGMDANLDPGQAAVGALAEALQNWMELRGMGRSEAQNADGAIGRYADRPRSVQSLTDTETAVPVGSLGPDRVGDPQTELETLIERVTAAGIEPYGVRLTQRDLEVMGFEAVRVVCPSAQPLFFGNSYFGDRARSVPAELGFEPRLDRAHHPYP from the coding sequence ATGACACCTGTCGCCGTTGTCGGCAGCGGGCCGGCAGCAGACGCACTCACTGCCGCGCTTTCCGAGACAGGAACGACCGTCGAGCACCAGCAGGACCCCGACGCCGTCGAGGCCTCGTTCGTCGTCGTCGTTGACCGGACAGGTGCCGACGCCGTCGAGACGGTCGCCGAGCGTGCGCGGGCCGACGGACGTCACTGGGTCGCCGTCGAGCTCGGCGGCATCGGTGGCTACCCGGTCGTCGACGCCGCAGTCAGTGGGTTCGGGCCGGAAAGTGGCTGTTACGACTGTCTCAAGACACGCATCAGGGCTGCGACCGAACAGCCCGCTGACGGGGCCGAACTCCCGGACGCCGCGACACAGCACTACGCCGGTGCCGTGGCCGGCCACCGGATCGCGCGAACGCTCGATAGCCTGGGGGAGTTGGCGGGCACTATCGTCGAAGTCCCACACACAGAGCGGGAGTTCCTCCCGGTCCCGGGCTGTCACTGTGATGGCGAGCGGGACTGGCACCTTCGACGTGGGACCGACGACACCGATATCGAGGCGCTGACGCGTGCGGAGCGTGGGGTCGACGAGCGGACGGGTATCGTCACCGAGGTCGGGGAAGCGGAGTCGTTCCCCGCCCCGTACTATCTCTCGACCGTGTGTGACACGGGCGGGTTCAGCGATGTCACGGCGCCTCGGCAAGCCGCCGGCGTCGCCGTCGACTGGGACACCGCGTTCATGAAGGCTCTCGGCGAGAGCTACGAGCGGTACGCCGCCGGCGTCTATCGCACCGCGACCTTCACCGAGCGACCGCCGGCCGACCACGTCGATCCGGACGCGTTCGTCACACCCGAAGCACAGACGACCGAGCCGCCCGTCGGCTGGGTTCCCGGCGAACAGTTGGCTACCGGTTCCGAGACGAGCCTCCCGGTCGAGACGGTGGTCTATCCGCCGCCGTCCGAACGGGTCAGACCCGCGACCACGACCGGGCTGGGACTGGGAGGCTCGGGGACCGACGCGCTGCTCGCGGGTCTGTACGAGATCGTCGAACGCGATGCGGCGATCCTGGCGTGGTACTCCACCTACGAGCCCCTGGCCGTGCGTGTCGACGACCACGAGGAGTTCGAGACGCTGCGTCGACGGGCAAGCGCCGAGGGGTTGTCCGTGACGCCGCTGTTACTGACCCAGGACGTGGACGTCCCGGTCGTCGCCGTCGCGGTCGAGGGTGAGACCTGGCCGGAGTTCGCCCTGGGGATGGACGCGAACCTCGATCCGGGTCAGGCCGCCGTCGGTGCGCTCGCCGAAGCGCTCCAGAACTGGATGGAACTGCGCGGGATGGGGCGATCGGAGGCACAGAACGCCGACGGTGCCATCGGACGCTACGCCGATCGGCCCCGGTCGGTCCAGTCGCTGACCGACACGGAGACGGCGGTCCCGGTCGGCAGTCTCGGCCCGGATCGGGTCGGCGACCCCCAGACCGAACTCGAAACGCTGATCGAGCGAGTTACAGCGGCCGGCATCGAGCCCTACGGCGTCCGATTGACACAGCGTGACCTCGAAGTCATGGGGTTCGAAGCCGTCCGCGTCGTCTGTCCGAGCGCACAACCGCTGTTCTTCGGGAACAGCTACTTCGGCGACCGGGCGCGGTCCGTCCCGGCAGAACTGGGCTTCGAACCGCGACTGGACCGGGCACACCACCCGTATCCCTGA
- a CDS encoding DUF7117 family protein, whose product MRVRGERECQDCGTRWSYYETGSIACPECGSVHSVGIDDRTRHTDAPATLDLTPVRNRIERDTVEELATQAAESCRSYARKRGFIDAGELRPLDETFVAARELQAVGDEIGRGLRIEDDVELYFYDLLSGADAGERPAPDEVPSTLRSPYGLAMAAAVGDYQRDLRTYLDDHPSEQARRLSGRIRDHRKRIEALDGDIDPADADRLVSAARDLGRFAIEGDETAYVTADNWLAGIEDGS is encoded by the coding sequence ATGAGAGTTCGCGGTGAGCGGGAGTGTCAGGACTGTGGGACCCGCTGGTCCTACTACGAGACCGGAAGTATCGCCTGTCCGGAGTGCGGGAGCGTCCACAGCGTGGGGATCGACGATCGGACACGACACACCGACGCCCCTGCGACGCTCGACCTGACGCCGGTCCGAAACCGGATCGAGCGGGATACGGTCGAGGAACTCGCGACGCAAGCGGCGGAGAGCTGTCGGAGCTACGCCCGCAAGCGAGGGTTCATCGACGCGGGCGAGCTCCGACCCCTCGACGAGACGTTCGTCGCCGCGCGGGAACTCCAGGCGGTGGGCGACGAGATCGGACGCGGCCTCCGGATCGAGGACGACGTGGAACTGTACTTCTACGACCTGCTGAGCGGTGCCGACGCGGGCGAGCGGCCGGCACCGGACGAGGTCCCGTCGACACTGCGATCCCCCTACGGACTGGCGATGGCCGCTGCCGTCGGGGACTACCAACGTGACCTCCGGACGTACCTCGACGACCATCCGAGCGAGCAGGCGCGACGGCTCTCCGGACGGATTCGCGATCACCGCAAACGGATCGAGGCGCTCGACGGCGACATCGACCCCGCCGACGCAGACCGCCTGGTCAGCGCGGCCCGCGACCTCGGCCGGTTCGCGATCGAGGGCGACGAGACCGCCTACGTCACCGCCGACAACTGGCTCGCCGGGATCGAGGACGGCTCGTAG
- a CDS encoding DUF309 domain-containing protein, translated as MDDHTRDPSVDPPVGNPTGWRADGQWEHATLRQAVVHGVRLYNSGEFHESHDCFEDEWYNYGRGTAESKFLHGMVQVAAGAYKHFDFENDEGMRSLFRTSLQYFQGLPGDFYGVDLLDVRTTVTNALSDPAALEGWQIRLDDGYPEAGPEDVAYAEGLDH; from the coding sequence ATGGACGACCACACGCGCGACCCGTCGGTCGATCCGCCAGTCGGAAACCCGACTGGATGGCGGGCCGACGGGCAGTGGGAGCACGCGACGCTCCGGCAGGCCGTAGTCCACGGCGTGCGTCTGTACAACTCCGGCGAGTTCCACGAGTCACACGACTGTTTCGAGGACGAGTGGTACAACTACGGCCGCGGGACTGCCGAGAGCAAGTTCCTCCACGGGATGGTCCAGGTCGCTGCCGGCGCGTACAAACACTTCGACTTCGAGAACGACGAGGGGATGCGATCGCTCTTTCGGACGTCACTACAGTATTTTCAGGGGCTCCCCGGTGACTTCTACGGAGTCGACCTGCTGGACGTTCGCACGACAGTCACGAACGCGCTCTCGGACCCCGCGGCGCTCGAAGGATGGCAGATCCGTCTCGACGACGGCTATCCCGAAGCAGGCCCCGAGGACGTAGCCTACGCGGAGGGACTGGACCACTGA
- a CDS encoding bifunctional methylenetetrahydrofolate dehydrogenase/methenyltetrahydrofolate cyclohydrolase, whose product MTEILDGNAVAQSVRDDLATAIDQLADEGVQPSLATVLMSDDPASETYVSMKQDDCAEVGIEAIDIEIDPEADADELYDTIDDLNADGNVNGILVQMPVPDHVDDRAVLRAIDPEKDVDGFHPENVGRLVAGDARYKPCTPHGIQKLIESAGVDTEGKDAVVVGRSDIVGKPMANLLVQKAPGGNATTTVCHSRTEDLAAKTGEADIVIAAAGVPEMIDGEMLKEGATVIDVGINRVDADTENGSELVGDVDFESAKEVAGAITPVPGGVGPMTRAMLLYNTVKAASRQHGIDVDLP is encoded by the coding sequence ATGACAGAGATTCTCGACGGGAACGCGGTCGCCCAGTCGGTTCGGGACGACCTCGCGACGGCTATCGACCAACTCGCAGACGAGGGCGTCCAGCCGTCGCTGGCGACGGTGCTGATGAGCGACGACCCCGCGAGCGAGACCTACGTCTCGATGAAACAGGACGACTGTGCGGAGGTCGGGATCGAGGCTATCGACATCGAGATCGACCCCGAGGCCGACGCCGACGAGTTGTACGACACTATCGACGACCTCAACGCCGACGGGAACGTCAACGGCATCCTCGTCCAGATGCCTGTCCCCGACCACGTCGACGACCGGGCGGTCCTGCGGGCGATCGACCCCGAGAAGGACGTCGACGGGTTCCACCCCGAGAACGTCGGCCGCCTGGTTGCTGGTGACGCCAGGTACAAGCCCTGTACCCCCCACGGTATCCAGAAGCTGATCGAATCAGCGGGCGTCGACACCGAGGGGAAAGACGCCGTGGTCGTCGGCCGGTCGGACATCGTCGGCAAGCCGATGGCGAACCTGCTCGTCCAGAAGGCCCCCGGCGGCAACGCGACCACGACGGTCTGTCACTCCCGGACCGAGGATCTCGCCGCGAAGACCGGCGAGGCCGACATCGTGATCGCGGCCGCCGGCGTCCCGGAGATGATCGACGGCGAGATGCTCAAGGAGGGTGCGACGGTCATCGACGTGGGGATCAACCGCGTCGACGCCGACACCGAGAACGGAAGCGAACTGGTCGGCGACGTGGACTTCGAGAGCGCGAAGGAGGTCGCCGGTGCGATCACGCCGGTCCCCGGCGGCGTCGGGCCGATGACCCGCGCGATGCTGCTGTACAACACCGTCAAGGCGGCGAGCCGCCAGCACGGGATCGACGTCGACCTCCCCTGA
- a CDS encoding NUDIX hydrolase, whose protein sequence is MSLEAFTDRDVVTRRVTRATDAASFESIQRRIEDGLEWGVGGLVEDDDGRVLFVREGDSYEDATWKLPGGGVEAGESRAEALVREIREETGVTVAVEELLAVSEITVAHGDRSAQFHFGTYRATPETTTLTDDPGLADEGIVEVTWTDAIPESALDAALLRRVR, encoded by the coding sequence ATGTCCCTGGAGGCGTTTACGGACCGGGACGTGGTGACGCGCCGAGTCACGAGAGCGACCGACGCCGCGAGCTTCGAATCGATCCAGCGTCGGATCGAGGACGGCCTGGAGTGGGGCGTCGGCGGACTCGTCGAGGACGACGACGGCCGCGTCCTGTTCGTCCGTGAGGGCGACAGCTACGAGGACGCGACCTGGAAGCTCCCCGGCGGTGGCGTCGAGGCGGGCGAGAGCCGTGCCGAGGCACTCGTCCGAGAGATCCGGGAGGAGACCGGCGTCACGGTCGCCGTCGAGGAGTTGCTGGCCGTGAGCGAGATCACCGTCGCCCACGGGGATCGCTCGGCGCAGTTCCACTTCGGGACCTACCGGGCAACCCCCGAGACCACGACGCTGACAGACGATCCGGGCCTCGCCGACGAGGGGATCGTCGAGGTCACCTGGACCGACGCGATCCCGGAGTCCGCCCTCGACGCGGCGTTGCTCCGTCGGGTCCGGTGA
- a CDS encoding inositol monophosphatase family protein: protein MTDRHHRAAVAERAARAGGAVARERFRGALTVETKANKNDVVTEADRDAQQQVLATIRAEFPGDTFVCEEDIGSVPGTDSEGLVDSVPDAGPTWIVDPIDGTANFVRGMPLWTTSVAAVVDGEPVSSATYVPAQGDLYAAGESATRDGAGLTVSERTDPETFAVSAVGWWDRDDRKEFGRLCTAVVERFGDMRRLGSFQLTLATVADGGLEGAICTRPMNPWDTVAGVHLVREAGGTVTDIDGNRWTHDSGTLVASNGEDHEELLAAANQALT from the coding sequence GTGACCGACAGACACCACAGAGCAGCGGTGGCCGAGCGCGCTGCGAGAGCGGGCGGAGCCGTCGCCCGCGAGCGGTTCCGTGGGGCGTTGACCGTCGAGACGAAAGCCAACAAGAACGACGTGGTGACCGAGGCAGACAGGGACGCCCAACAGCAGGTACTCGCGACGATCCGGGCGGAGTTCCCGGGCGATACGTTCGTCTGCGAGGAGGATATCGGCTCCGTCCCGGGTACGGACAGCGAGGGGCTCGTCGACAGCGTCCCCGACGCTGGACCCACCTGGATCGTCGACCCTATCGACGGAACGGCGAACTTCGTTCGCGGGATGCCGCTGTGGACGACCTCCGTGGCAGCCGTCGTCGATGGCGAACCGGTCAGCTCGGCGACGTACGTCCCGGCTCAGGGCGACCTCTACGCGGCGGGGGAGAGCGCAACCCGGGACGGAGCGGGACTCACGGTCAGCGAGCGAACCGATCCGGAGACCTTCGCCGTCTCGGCTGTGGGGTGGTGGGACCGGGACGACCGCAAGGAGTTCGGTCGGCTCTGTACCGCCGTCGTCGAGCGGTTCGGGGACATGCGCCGGTTGGGGTCGTTCCAGTTGACGCTGGCGACGGTCGCCGACGGTGGGTTGGAGGGGGCGATCTGTACGCGCCCGATGAACCCGTGGGACACCGTCGCCGGCGTCCATCTGGTTCGGGAAGCAGGCGGGACTGTGACGGATATCGACGGGAACCGATGGACACACGACAGCGGCACGCTGGTCGCCTCGAACGGCGAGGACCACGAGGAACTGCTGGCCGCGGCGAACCAGGCGCTGACCTGA
- a CDS encoding succinylglutamate desuccinylase/aspartoacylase domain-containing protein — translation MRVEQLGEGEPEVAVVGGIHGDEPCGPAGIEAVLADPPDVSRPVKFVVANERALAAGTRYVDADLNRLFPGSPESDVHEERLAAELTAELEGCTVLALHSTQSYDDLFALVDDVTPLAREICPRLSVDAVVRTAGANEGRIFSAVPSTIEVECGYQGSSTAATNAAKVIREFLAATGVTDAASTTRTDPLPVFQLGEPIPKDAADSYEVFARNFEEVPEGEPIAAADGETVVADEPFHPVLLSPEGYEHVFGYTAEKIGVLN, via the coding sequence ATGCGAGTCGAGCAACTGGGTGAGGGGGAGCCAGAGGTCGCAGTCGTCGGCGGAATCCACGGAGACGAACCGTGTGGGCCGGCCGGTATCGAGGCAGTGCTCGCGGACCCGCCTGACGTCTCGCGGCCGGTGAAGTTCGTCGTCGCCAACGAGCGAGCGCTCGCGGCAGGCACCCGGTACGTCGACGCCGACCTCAATCGGTTGTTCCCGGGTTCGCCGGAATCGGACGTCCACGAGGAGCGACTGGCGGCCGAACTCACCGCCGAACTGGAGGGATGCACGGTGCTTGCACTGCACTCCACGCAGTCCTACGACGACCTCTTTGCCCTGGTCGACGACGTGACACCGTTGGCACGAGAGATCTGCCCGCGACTCTCCGTCGACGCCGTCGTCCGAACTGCGGGGGCAAACGAGGGGCGTATCTTCTCGGCGGTCCCCTCGACCATCGAAGTCGAATGTGGCTATCAAGGGTCGTCGACAGCCGCGACGAACGCGGCGAAAGTGATCCGTGAGTTCCTCGCAGCGACCGGCGTCACCGACGCTGCGTCGACGACTCGGACGGACCCCCTTCCGGTGTTCCAGCTCGGCGAGCCGATCCCGAAGGACGCGGCGGACAGCTACGAGGTGTTCGCCCGGAACTTCGAGGAGGTTCCGGAGGGCGAACCGATCGCTGCTGCGGACGGCGAAACCGTCGTCGCCGACGAGCCGTTCCACCCCGTGTTGCTCTCCCCGGAGGGGTACGAACACGTCTTCGGGTACACCGCGGAGAAGATCGGCGTCCTGAACTGA
- a CDS encoding DUF63 family protein, producing the protein MSTLDRVVDEYGAERLWLASFVGLVVVGVGAVLAAPVQVWDRFLWHYFWGPVYADAKAAGCAVMTEQGPQALYQGCNDAIAAGRIVAEPGYTIVSEVGYMLILVYMLVGVYLLLENLDVAEDIQLYFALVPFMLLGGALRTVEDLGDRALEAGVDPLITYPLNSLIISPVIYGSVFLLTLVSLIACVWLDTNGYVDSYYRATAVLGGTFVAATIAYLTIAALTRAYATLYPSVLLVTVVLASALSYGLYRLYDSVWPAVNVGTGAVGLLVIWGHAIDGVANVVLADWLDVLGVPLTYYPKHPANAFIISVTESLQPAGLTAAIGTSWPFLIVKLAVASLVVSLFNDEFLDESPRYGLLLLVAVTAVGLGPGTRDMLRATFGV; encoded by the coding sequence ATGAGCACGCTCGATCGGGTCGTCGACGAGTACGGGGCCGAGCGGCTGTGGCTCGCCTCGTTCGTCGGACTCGTCGTCGTCGGTGTCGGTGCCGTCCTGGCCGCCCCTGTTCAGGTGTGGGATCGGTTCCTCTGGCACTACTTCTGGGGGCCGGTCTACGCCGACGCAAAGGCGGCAGGCTGTGCGGTCATGACCGAGCAGGGTCCACAGGCGCTGTATCAGGGCTGTAACGACGCGATCGCTGCCGGCCGGATCGTCGCGGAACCGGGCTATACGATCGTCTCCGAGGTCGGCTACATGCTCATCCTCGTCTACATGCTCGTCGGGGTGTACCTCCTCCTCGAAAACCTCGACGTGGCCGAGGACATCCAGCTGTACTTCGCGCTCGTCCCGTTCATGCTGCTCGGCGGGGCGCTCCGGACCGTCGAGGACCTCGGCGACCGCGCCCTCGAAGCCGGGGTCGACCCCCTGATCACGTACCCGCTGAACTCGCTGATCATCAGCCCGGTCATCTACGGGAGCGTCTTCCTCCTGACGCTCGTCTCCCTGATCGCCTGTGTCTGGCTCGACACCAACGGCTACGTCGACAGTTACTACCGGGCGACAGCGGTGCTCGGGGGGACCTTCGTCGCGGCGACCATCGCGTACCTCACGATCGCCGCCCTCACGAGGGCGTACGCGACGCTGTACCCGTCGGTCCTGCTGGTGACTGTCGTGTTGGCGTCGGCCCTGTCGTACGGGCTCTATCGGCTGTACGACTCCGTCTGGCCGGCGGTCAACGTCGGGACCGGTGCGGTCGGGCTGTTGGTCATCTGGGGCCACGCCATCGATGGCGTCGCCAACGTCGTCCTCGCCGACTGGCTCGACGTCCTCGGTGTCCCACTGACCTATTACCCGAAACATCCGGCTAACGCGTTCATCATCTCGGTCACCGAGTCGCTCCAGCCGGCCGGACTGACCGCCGCAATCGGGACCTCCTGGCCGTTCCTGATCGTCAAACTCGCGGTCGCGTCGCTTGTCGTCTCGCTGTTCAACGACGAGTTCCTCGATGAGAGTCCCCGCTACGGGCTGTTGTTGCTCGTCGCCGTCACGGCGGTCGGTCTCGGTCCGGGGACGCGTGATATGCTCCGGGCGACGTTCGGAGTCTGA